One Comamonas endophytica DNA window includes the following coding sequences:
- a CDS encoding hemerythrin domain-containing protein, which produces MNTVATQASTRKSVPPVQAKRAAIAKAKALAANVPAHIGSTPATRYRGNPDIFGRLVEDHDHHRALLAMIAATQGHSPERERLFVELVKEVKSHAAAEEQALWSSVMRNPETTDEARHAVAEHKELDELMADLAARDMASPGWLRRFAKLREEYLHHVGEEEQEQFLAAEEHLSENDLRHMREVFNRRKEQEKAEATIEKKLSQ; this is translated from the coding sequence ATGAATACCGTTGCCACCCAGGCATCCACCCGCAAATCCGTTCCTCCGGTGCAGGCCAAGCGCGCCGCGATTGCCAAGGCCAAGGCGCTCGCCGCCAACGTACCCGCCCATATCGGCAGCACGCCCGCCACGCGCTACCGCGGCAATCCGGACATCTTTGGCCGGCTGGTGGAAGACCATGACCACCACCGTGCATTGCTGGCCATGATCGCGGCCACCCAGGGCCACTCTCCGGAGCGCGAGCGCCTGTTCGTCGAGCTGGTCAAGGAGGTCAAGAGCCATGCGGCGGCCGAGGAGCAGGCGCTATGGTCCAGCGTCATGCGCAATCCCGAGACCACCGATGAGGCGCGCCATGCGGTGGCCGAGCACAAGGAGCTGGACGAGCTGATGGCCGACCTCGCGGCACGCGACATGGCCTCGCCCGGCTGGCTGCGGCGCTTCGCCAAGCTGCGCGAGGAATATCTGCATCACGTGGGCGAGGAAGAGCAGGAGCAATTCCTGGCGGCCGAGGAGCATCTTTCGGAAAACGATCTGCGCCACATGCGCGAGGTCTTCAACCGCCGCAAGGAACAGGAGAAGGCCGAGGCCACGATTGAAAAGAAGCTGAGCCAGTAG